The Salifodinibacter halophilus nucleotide sequence CGCACCGCGGCGATCGGCTTGCGCTTGTTCAGCGTGGTCTTGCGCTTTTTCGCCTGGCTGATGAGATTTTCGAGTTCTTTCACGGACAACGCAGAGATATCGATCGTCATGGGGCCTCCGGGAGTATGGTCGGAATAACGGCCAGTCCCTGGCACGCGGCAGCATAGTAAGGGCAGCGTCGCACGGCGTAAATGCCACGACGGTATATCCCCCGCATATTTAACAGGCCGCGGCGGTAATCGGCGGGGGCGGCGCGGGGCAGGCGGCGGG carries:
- a CDS encoding DNA-binding protein, which produces MTIDISALSVKELENLISQAKKRKTTLNKRKPIAAVR